In a genomic window of uncultured Sphaerochaeta sp.:
- a CDS encoding tocopherol cyclase family protein encodes MPNLYHPERFQGSADLLHYFEGWYFKLAIDEPHNEVVAIIPGIALGVDSHAFIQVISSKERRSWYVRFPLDSFQAGKKGFSVTVGNNHFSRSSITLSLHQSDLDLEANLHLIDLQPFPVTVSSVGVMGWFAYLPAMECKHGVVATRGSAEGSLRLNNRTVPINSSKVYVEKDWGKSFPKAYIWMQANCFADPKTSVMLSIARIPYLGLRFTGFLGFVQLGDELIRLGTYTSSKIRSLHSSDEEAKVVIEKGGKLFTFTARMGSGSHLASPRNGAMDEKIVESVDGLISLTITDRSGSMIYSDESKLAGIELYKSGTLEQVAAMEAEKKV; translated from the coding sequence ATGCCGAACCTCTACCATCCAGAGCGCTTCCAAGGCTCTGCCGATCTGCTTCACTACTTTGAAGGTTGGTATTTCAAACTTGCCATCGACGAACCACACAACGAGGTCGTTGCCATCATACCTGGCATTGCCCTGGGCGTTGACAGCCATGCATTCATCCAGGTCATCAGCAGCAAAGAAAGGCGAAGCTGGTATGTACGGTTCCCGCTTGATTCGTTTCAGGCAGGGAAAAAGGGCTTTTCCGTCACTGTCGGCAACAACCACTTCAGCAGGAGCTCCATCACCCTCTCGCTGCATCAGAGCGATCTGGACTTGGAGGCAAACCTCCATCTGATCGACCTGCAACCGTTCCCTGTCACCGTGTCCAGTGTCGGTGTCATGGGTTGGTTCGCCTATCTGCCTGCCATGGAATGCAAGCATGGTGTGGTAGCAACCAGAGGCTCAGCGGAAGGCAGCCTCAGACTGAACAACCGAACGGTGCCCATCAACAGCAGCAAGGTCTACGTGGAAAAGGATTGGGGCAAGAGCTTTCCCAAAGCGTATATCTGGATGCAGGCCAACTGTTTTGCCGATCCGAAGACCTCGGTCATGCTCAGCATCGCACGCATCCCCTACCTGGGGTTGCGATTCACCGGGTTTCTGGGCTTCGTGCAACTGGGTGACGAACTCATCCGCCTGGGCACCTACACCTCTTCCAAGATCAGATCCCTTCACAGCTCAGACGAGGAAGCGAAGGTGGTGATCGAAAAGGGGGGCAAGCTCTTCACCTTCACCGCCCGGATGGGAAGCGGGTCACACCTTGCATCGCCACGAAACGGGGCGATGGACGAGAAAATCGTCGAAAGTGTGGACGGATTGATCAGCCTGACCATAACCGATCGCTCGGGGAGCATGATCTACTCTGATGAAAGCAAACTGGCAGGCATCGAGCTGTACAAATCCGGTACCTTGGAGCAGGTAGCTGCAATGGAAGCAGAGAAAAAAGTGTAG
- a CDS encoding KamA family radical SAM protein, with translation MGQFNTNEHVIIDDVEPPLIRRGEPSGSPQPHHQDSCLPDAQYPLEGRIEQFRNHHFPDATDAMWNDWHWQLFHRVTTYQDLCRYLEPTEEEKLALSQASTLFPFSVTPYYLSLIDPTDTQGALRKCVIPSILEADKTSGESDDPLSEEHTTKVQGLVHRYPDRVLFLTTSFCSTYCRYCTRSRMVGGHTENLLKHWEEALSYIEEHTEVRDVLISGGDPLTLSDDKLSYLLGRLGAIDHVEMVRIGTKVPMVMPQRITEELLAVLKTCKPLYISIHATHPDEMTKEAAKACDALADAGVVLGSQTVLLKGVNDSAETLKTLFHKLLRHRVRPYYLYQCDPISGSAHFRTTVDKGKALMQSLRGFTSGYAIPQYVIDTPGGGGKVPILPAYEVGQDEQHLYLRNYEGKVYSYPTERELQRCLLD, from the coding sequence ATGGGACAGTTCAATACTAACGAGCATGTTATTATTGATGATGTCGAGCCTCCGCTTATACGGAGAGGTGAACCTTCCGGCTCACCACAACCCCATCACCAAGACAGTTGTCTCCCAGACGCCCAGTATCCTCTGGAAGGCAGGATCGAACAGTTCAGGAACCACCATTTTCCGGACGCGACTGATGCGATGTGGAATGACTGGCATTGGCAGCTCTTCCATCGGGTCACCACCTATCAGGATCTCTGTCGGTATCTGGAACCGACCGAAGAAGAAAAACTGGCACTCAGCCAGGCAAGTACGCTTTTTCCCTTCTCCGTTACCCCCTACTACCTAAGTCTCATCGATCCGACAGATACCCAAGGAGCTCTGCGCAAGTGTGTCATTCCTTCCATACTGGAAGCTGACAAGACGAGCGGCGAGAGTGATGATCCTCTTTCCGAGGAACACACCACCAAGGTCCAGGGTTTGGTCCATCGGTATCCTGACCGGGTTCTCTTTCTTACCACAAGCTTTTGCAGCACCTACTGCCGTTACTGCACCCGATCACGTATGGTCGGAGGGCATACGGAGAATCTGCTCAAGCACTGGGAGGAGGCTCTCTCTTATATAGAAGAACATACAGAAGTGAGGGATGTGCTCATCAGTGGCGGCGATCCGCTTACACTCTCCGATGACAAGCTCTCCTACCTGCTCGGCCGTCTGGGTGCCATCGACCATGTGGAGATGGTGAGAATCGGGACAAAGGTGCCGATGGTCATGCCCCAGCGTATCACCGAAGAGTTGCTTGCAGTGCTCAAGACGTGCAAGCCGCTCTATATCAGCATCCATGCAACACATCCGGACGAGATGACAAAGGAAGCGGCCAAGGCTTGTGATGCACTTGCGGATGCAGGTGTGGTCCTCGGAAGCCAGACCGTTCTGCTCAAGGGTGTGAATGATTCGGCTGAGACGCTGAAGACGCTGTTCCACAAGCTGCTCCGTCACCGGGTGAGACCCTACTACCTCTATCAGTGCGACCCCATCTCGGGCTCCGCACACTTCAGGACGACTGTGGACAAGGGCAAGGCCCTGATGCAGTCCCTCAGAGGCTTCACCAGCGGCTATGCCATTCCCCAGTATGTCATCGATACTCCGGGAGGAGGGGGGAAGGTTCCCATCCTTCCTGCTTACGAGGTTGGTCAGGATGAGCAGCATCTGTATCTGCGCAACTATGAGGGAAAGGTCTACTCCTATCCTACCGAACGGGAGCTGCAACGATGCTTGTTGGACTGA
- a CDS encoding ATP-grasp domain-containing protein: protein MLVGLTYDLKDDYLQEGYDAELVSECDSSLTIETLEQTLRALGYETIRIGNVKALVAYLAQGKRCDLVFNIAEGLFGLLRESQIPALLDAYQIPYVFSDSFVLAICLHKAFAKQVVSDHGVNTAPFSLIQNLSDIAHIHLPYPLFLKPVAGGTGIGISAHSLVENKEELERVARHLLDAYAQPVLVETYLTGREFTVGITGTGDDAQSVGVMEILVDASSDKGIYSYKTKQEYLSCTRYVRPDEEAACLCEQVALGAWKALGCRDGGRVDVRMDGEGVVHFLEVNPLAGLHPVDSDLPILSAMHGLSYQALLARIMHSACIRSGLCVS from the coding sequence ATGCTTGTTGGACTGACCTATGACCTCAAGGACGACTACCTTCAGGAGGGCTACGATGCTGAGCTGGTCAGCGAGTGCGACAGCTCTCTCACCATCGAAACATTGGAACAAACCCTTCGTGCGCTGGGGTATGAAACGATACGCATCGGCAATGTCAAAGCCTTGGTGGCCTATCTTGCCCAGGGAAAGCGATGTGATCTGGTATTCAATATTGCAGAGGGCCTTTTCGGTCTCTTGCGTGAGTCCCAGATTCCCGCCCTGCTTGACGCCTATCAGATCCCCTATGTCTTTTCCGACTCCTTTGTCCTGGCAATCTGTCTGCACAAGGCCTTTGCCAAGCAGGTGGTCTCCGACCATGGGGTGAACACCGCTCCGTTTTCCCTTATCCAGAATCTCTCGGATATCGCTCACATTCATCTTCCGTATCCACTTTTTCTCAAACCGGTGGCCGGGGGGACCGGTATCGGCATCAGCGCCCACTCCTTGGTGGAGAACAAGGAAGAGCTGGAGCGGGTTGCCCGCCATCTTTTGGACGCATATGCACAACCGGTACTGGTGGAGACCTACCTCACCGGCAGGGAGTTCACGGTAGGGATTACCGGAACGGGAGATGATGCTCAGAGCGTCGGGGTGATGGAGATCCTGGTTGATGCATCCTCCGACAAGGGCATCTACTCCTACAAGACCAAACAGGAGTACCTGAGCTGTACCCGCTACGTCAGGCCGGACGAGGAGGCAGCATGCTTGTGCGAGCAGGTTGCCCTGGGAGCGTGGAAAGCCCTTGGCTGTCGTGATGGCGGGAGGGTGGATGTCCGCATGGATGGGGAAGGGGTGGTCCATTTCCTGGAGGTGAACCCGCTCGCGGGCTTGCACCCGGTGGATTCGGATCTTCCGATCCTCAGTGCCATGCACGGCCTCTCCTATCAGGCTCTGCTTGCACGGATCATGCACTCGGCGTGCATCAGGAGCGGCCTATGCGTATCCTGA